One window of the Anopheles aquasalis chromosome X, idAnoAquaMG_Q_19, whole genome shotgun sequence genome contains the following:
- the LOC126571614 gene encoding rho GTPase-activating protein 190 isoform X1, translating to MKQINVSVVGLSGVEKDKGQLGVGKSCLCNRFVRPKTDDYAIDHISVLSQSDFSGRVVNNDHFLYWGEARKTSDEGVEYNFSVVEQTEFVDDATFQPFKVGKMEPYIKRCAAVRLSSQEKLKYICKNQLGIEHEYEEVVLPEGRFLVDGFVCVFDVSVVPNRPLERQVEFVTQIIASVMKNKKPVVLVTTKNDDASEQYVREAEKICARKEYKGQVLLVETSAHESINIDLAFVVLAQLIDKAKQRSKIPSYGEAARQRTELLNASTEYVTRLIRTQITDHRSLWTSSSKKLASHREWSDFLELFGQEAGQRIFRRHLKKLREDYQAKKLQSYMDSFAGVLQELLPDINSINLELDSFGDWPSIRGYFRNHLEHEQYFFDAVERGGSWAELSDMSDMEDEHRIPFDILDTPDAETVFKNHMNALQQEQKRLEWKKQFKKLLEETGYVTPGKQLSEVRVLFMGRECFEALSEHDCQQIYDNHQRELIETAKHNFQELLMEHADLFYHFKNIEPSGTITQNDIKEITDVLQEDLRYKLLDRLDQDRKLMLFQHLGFVHCPIREHCPAFPNCVDALIERILLANQTLPNPRFAQKDGQLQLNLIVIGLDYIANDFIDKIHQNCNDNGEYIVDGQVYGLNIETINRDNDSFSFELQSKGLICCYSNRATFQYVYEVLDRLLADSLDFKDSVNNLHIVFMSDDKNGPGTLHQLQADGQSLAEKLHCVFIDENEFYVSQQQAKFVDTTLNSVIDSIPFDDLKYGLALHDLPDLRLILCLFCGDPFSIENLLSSLMLEQSCVSAGERNILFEMFLGDSKRRVELILSSYHGANAFRDDLIHGFILLYSSKRKASLSTLSAFSLNIPNLPMQIVAVAEQGGVNAFFNSELSQLLITEGNAIADKLRAHFATGSDDEGQFRFASFAPFLKEVWDKKPEIEHAFNMEEPLTIDSGEGTMEHSMHHHHHPQHQQQHQQQHQQQHQQQQQVPQPPPRYESYLINGSSTTYRGAGQHGHAHHGQGQLGQHQQKQMSQQLFDNRSINSLDDFDSLKQMHGGQHGGQLSQHGGQQQHPQQQQQHPQQQHPQQQQQQYNNMYYYEDSSDFDKGGSNQGFQIYPPPTTPPEPAPPDHLLTPSSILRQLKANTVSQSQSSLEEINSADVSGSKDSINTYDSGWLDDGFLIPKQDNKQSEDLWKNVNAHHAFTTGRRPNQSSFAKKIRPKGPSQTLKQPGKLNLKSFAIVNEAIARMNVSGGGGGAGGPGGDSGGSGGMVIGPAIPMTEKEKKKAKKLQQQQQQQQQLEHAPLAAPEDDSEEYDDEAGYEQINDAFSDAVNNVASQLFTFSSGGGGGGAGRAPDGGAAVGVPAGHDLMGTNKNKLRQRREKEQIFNIPEYSDSESDSSSLERKRSTDGYSKINRKAQPHKRHRKKRTAIPVQPPKIPMGPFGGSVSVPSAVGEGASTGPGGMLIGAGGGGGGGPLGMPSMMYQKLKNDKNTDKQDQQQQQQQDESSIDVSSPRDNNSPIFGVLPKSGEREKLLPKQKNWFGKEIDPNSKSSKESKEAARSAAKAGGKLSKSAAAAAAAAAAAAAQQPSLASFKQSDKNLVPLFVEKCVKFIEQEGLDSEGIYRVPGNRTHVDLLYQKFEEEVDVDIEQLDIPVNAVATALKDFFAKRLPALFSAEMMSELEEIAGSRPLQSITSLSMEVKTDRSCRLIALRGLLNKLPPSNFAILSFIFQHFVRVSENSKLNSMDSKNLAICWWPTLLPIEFTDMMRFETMRPYLEDIVQTMIDQFPFLFCGEEAFVMV from the exons ATGAAACAGATCAATGTGTCCGTCGTGGGTCTCTCCGGGGTCGAGAAGGACAAGGGGCAGCTCGGTGTCGGCAAGTCCTGTCTCTGCAatcggttcgtccgtccgAAAACCGACGACTACGCCATCGATCACATCTCCGTGCTGAGTCAG TCGGACTTTAGTGGTCGGGTGGTGAACAATGATCACTTCCTGTACTGGGGCGAGGCACGCAAAACGTCCGACGAGGGCGTCGAGTACAACTTTAGCGTGGTGGAGCAGACGGAGTTTGTGGACGATGCCACCTTCCAGCCGTTCAAGGTGGGCAAGATGGAACCGTACATCAAGCGGTGCGCGGCGGTCCGGCTGTCGTCGCAGGAGAAGCTCAAGTACATCTGCAAGAACCAGCTCGGGATCGAGCACGAGTACGaggaggtggtgctgccggAGGGCCGCTTCCTGGTGGACGggttcgtgtgcgtgttcgACGTGAGCGTCGTGCCGAACCGGCCGCTCGAGAGGCAGGTCGAGTTTGTGACGCAGATCATTGCGAGCGTGATGAAGAACAAGAAACCGGTCGTGCTGGTGACGACGAAGAACGATGACGCGAGCGAACAGTACGTGCGGGAGGCGGAGAAGATTTGCGCCCGGAAGGAGTACAAGGgccaggtgctgctggtcgaaaCGTCCGCGCACGAGAGCATCAACATCGATCTGGCGTTCGTCGTGCTGGCGCAGCTGATCGACAAGGCGAAGCAACGGTCGAAGATCCCGTCGTACGGTGAGGCCGCGCGCCAGCGGACCGAACTGCTCAACGCTAGCACCGAGTACGTGACGCGCCTGATCCGGACCCAgatcaccgaccaccggtccCTGTGGACGAGCTCGTCGAAGAAGCTGGCGAGCCACCGGGAGTGGAGCGATTTTCTCGAGCTGTTCGGGCAGGAGGCGGGCCAGCGGATCTTCCGGCGGCACCTGAAGAAACTGCGCGAAGACTACCAGGCGAAGAAGCTGCAGAGCTACATGGACTCGTTTGCGGGCGTACTGCAGGAGCTGCTGCCGGACATTAACAGCATTAACCTGGAGCTCGACAGCTTCGGTGACTGGCCGTCGATCCGGGGCTACTTCCGGAACCATCTCGAGCACGAACAGTACTTTTTCGATGCGGTCGAGCGGGGTGGCAGCTGGGCGGAGCTGAGCGATATGAGCGATATGGAGGACGAGCACCGGATACCGTTTGACATACTCGATACGCCCGACGCCGAGACGGTCTTCAAGAATCACATGAACGCgctgcagcaggaacagaagcGACTAGA ATGGAAGAAGCAGTTCAAGAAGCTACTGGAAGAGACGGGCTACGTGACGCCGGGCAAGCAGCTGTCGGAGGTCCGGGTGCTGTTTATGGGCCGGGAGTGCTTCGAGGCCCTGTCCGAGCACGACTGCCAGCAGATCTACGACAACCACCAGCGCGAGCTGATCGAAACGGCCAAGCACAACTTCCAGGAGCTGCTGATGGAGCACGCCGATCTGTTCTATCACTTCAAGAACATCGAACCGTCGGGCACGATCACGCAGAACGACATCAAGGAGATCACGGACGTGCTGCAGGAGGATCTGCGCTACAAGCTGCTCGACCGGCTCGACCAGGACCGGAAGCTGATGCTGTTCCAGCATCTCGGCTTCGTCCACTGCCCGATCCGGGAGCACTGCCCAGCGTTTCCCAACTGCGTCGATGCGCTGATCGAGCGGATACTGCTGGCGAATCAAAC GTTACCGAATCCACGGTTCGCCCAGAAGGACGGCCAGCTGCAGCTGAACCTGATCGTGATCGGGCTCGACTACATCGCGAACGATTTCATCGACAAGATACACCAGAACTGCAACGATAACGGCGAGTACATCGTGGACGGGCAGGTGTACGGGCTGAACATTGAGACGATCAACCGGGACAAcgattcgttctcgttcgagCTGCAATCGAAGGGGCTGATCTGTTGCTACTCGAACCGTGCCACGTTCCAGTACGTGTACGAGGTGCTCGACCGGCTGCTGGCCGACAGTCTCGATTTCAAGGACAGCGTCAACAATCTGCACATCGTGTTCATGAGCGACGACAAGAACGGCCCGGGTAcgctgcaccagctgcaggCGGACGGGCAGTCACTGGCGGAGAAGCTGCACTGCGTCTTTATCGACGAGAACGAGTTCTACGtgtcgcagcagcaggccaagTTCGTCGACACCACGCTGAACAGCGTGATTGACTCGATACCGTTCGACGATCTCAAGTACGGGCTAGCGCTGCACGATCTGCCCGATCTGCGGCTGATCCTGTGCCTGTTCTGCGGTGATCCGTTCTCGATCGAGAACCTGCTCAGCTCGCTGATGCTCGAGCAGTCGTGCGTGAGTGCGGGCGAGCGGAACATCCTGTTCGAGATGTTTCTCGGCGATTCGAAGCGGCGCGTCGAGCTGATCCTGTCGTCGTACCACGGGGCGAACGCGTTCCGGGACGATCTTATCCACGGGTTCATTCTGCTGTACTCGAGCAAGCGCAAGGCGTCCCTGTCCACGCTCAGTGCCTTCTCGCTCAACATCCCGAACCTGCCGATGCAgatcgtggcggtggcggagcaGGGTGGGGTGAATGCGTTCTTCAACAGTGAGCTGTCGCAGCTGCTGATCACGGAGGGGAACGCGATTGCGGACAAGCTGCGGGCACACTTTGCTACCGGTTCGGACGATGAAGGGCAGTTtcggtttgcttcgtttgcgcCGTTCCTGAAGGAGGTGTGGGACAAGAAGCCGGAAATTGAGCACGCATTCAACATGGAGGAACCGCTGACCATCGATTCGGGCGAGGGTACGATGGAGCACtcgatgcatcatcatcatcatccgcagcatcagcagcagcaccagcagcagcaccagcagcagcatcagcagcagcaacaggtccCGCAACCTCCGCCACGTTACGAGAGCTACCTCATAAATGGCTCGTCGACAACGTATCGTGGTGCGGGACAGCACGGTCACGCGCACCACGGCCAGGGTCAGCTggggcagcatcagcagaagcagatgTCACAGCAGCTGTTTGATAATCGTTCGATTAACTCGCTCGATGATTTTGACAGCTTAAAGCAGATGCACGGCGGTCAACATGGTGGGCAACTGTCGCAACATGgtggacaacaacaacatccgcagcagcagcaacaacatccgcagcaacaacatccgcagcaacagcagcagcagtacaacaACATGTACTACTACGAGGACAGCAGCGACTTTGACAAGGGCGGCAGCAACCAGGGCTTCCAGATCTATccgccgccgacgacgccaccggaaccggcaccaccggaccACCTGCTGACGCCCTCGTCCATCCTGCGCCAGCTCAAGGCGAACACGgtgtcgcagtcgcagtcgagCCTGGAGGAGATCAACT CAGCCGACGTCAGTGGATCCAAGGACTCGATCAACACCTACGATTCAG GCTGGCTAGATGACGGGTTCCTCATACCGAAGCAGGACAACAAGCAGAGCGAAGACCTGTGGAAGAACGTGAACGCACACCACGCCTTCACGACCGGCCGGCGACCGAACCAGTCATCGTTTGCCAAGAAGATCCGCCCGAAGGGCCCGAGCCAGACGCTCAAGCAACCGGGCAAGCTGAACCTCAAGAGTTTCGCCATCGTCAACGAAGCGATCGCACGGATGAacgtgagtggtggtggtggtggtgccggtggtcccggtgggGACAGTGGTGGCTCCGGTGGGATGGTCATAGGGCCGGCCATTCCGATgaccgagaaggagaagaaaaaagcgaaaaagctgcagcagcagcagcaacagcagcagcagctggagcatgCACCGTTGGCCGCACCGGAGGACGACAGCGAGGAGTATGACGATGAGGCCGGCTACGAGCAGATCAACGATGCGTTCAGCGATGCGGTCAACAATGTGGCGAGTCAATTATTCACCTtctcgagtggtggtggtggtggtggtgcgggccGTGCcccggatggtggtgcggcgGTCGGTGTACCGGCGGGCCACGACCTGATGGgcaccaacaaaaacaagcTGCGTCAGCGCAGAGAAAAGGAACAAA TTTTCAACATTCCAGAGTACTCCGACTCCGAGAGTGACTCCAGCTCGCTGGAGCGCAAACGCTCAACGGATGGATACTCGAAAATCAACCGGAAGGCGCAACCACACAAGCGACACCGCAAGAAGCGCACCGCGATTCCGGTGCAGCCACCGAAAATACCGATGGGcccgttcggtggttcggtttccGTACCGTCAGCGGTTGGCGAGGGTGCATCGACCGGTCCGGGTGGTATGCTGATcggtgccggcggtggcggcggtggcgggcCACTCGGTATGCCCTCGATGATGTACCAGAAGCTGAAGAATGATAAAAACACCGACAagcaggaccagcagcagcagcagcagcaggacgagtcGAGCATTGATGTTTCGTCACCGCGCGACAACAATTCACCGATC TTCGGTGTGTTGCCAAAATCGGGCGAGCGCGAGAAGCTGCTGCCGAAGCAGAAGAACTGGTTCGGCAAGGAAATCGACCCgaacagcaagagcagcaaggAGTCGAAGGAAGCGGCGCGCAGTGCAGCGAAAGCCGGTGGTAAACTGTCGAAGAGTGCTgcggcagccgcagccgcggccgccgccgccgccgctcagCAACCGTCGCTCGCCAGCTTCAAGCAGTCGGACAAGAACCTGGTGCCGCTGTTCGTCGAGAAGTGTGTCAAGTTTATCGAACAGGAGGGGCTCGACTCCGAGGGTATCTACCGGGTGCCCGGGAACCGTACGCACGTTGATTTGCTTTACCAGAAGTTTGAAGAAG AGGTGGACGTCGACATCGAGCAGCTGGACATCCCGGTGAATGCCGTTGCGACGGCGCTGAAAGACTTCTTCGCCAAACGGCTCCCGGCACTGTTCAGCGCGGAGATGATGAGCGAACTGGAGGAGATTGCCGGCTCCCGGCCGCTCCAGTCCATCACCAGCCTCAGCATGGAGGTGAAGACCGACCGGAGCTGCCGGTTGATTGCGCTGCGCGGTCTGCTGAACAAGCTGCCACCGAGCAACTTTGCGATCCTCAGCTTCATCTTCCAGCATTTTGTGCG GGTGTCGGAAAACTCGAAGCTCAACAGCATGGACAGCAAGAATCTGGCGATCTGCTGGTGGCCGACGCTGCTACCGATCGAGTTCACCGATATGATGCGCTTCGAAACGATGCGCCCCTACCTGGAGGACATCGTGCAGACGATGATCGACCAGTTTCCCTTCCTGTTCTGCGGCGAGGAAGCATTCGTGATGGTTTGA
- the LOC126571614 gene encoding rho GTPase-activating protein 190 isoform X2, with protein MKQINVSVVGLSGVEKDKGQLGVGKSCLCNRFVRPKTDDYAIDHISVLSQSDFSGRVVNNDHFLYWGEARKTSDEGVEYNFSVVEQTEFVDDATFQPFKVGKMEPYIKRCAAVRLSSQEKLKYICKNQLGIEHEYEEVVLPEGRFLVDGFVCVFDVSVVPNRPLERQVEFVTQIIASVMKNKKPVVLVTTKNDDASEQYVREAEKICARKEYKGQVLLVETSAHESINIDLAFVVLAQLIDKAKQRSKIPSYGEAARQRTELLNASTEYVTRLIRTQITDHRSLWTSSSKKLASHREWSDFLELFGQEAGQRIFRRHLKKLREDYQAKKLQSYMDSFAGVLQELLPDINSINLELDSFGDWPSIRGYFRNHLEHEQYFFDAVERGGSWAELSDMSDMEDEHRIPFDILDTPDAETVFKNHMNALQQEQKRLEWKKQFKKLLEETGYVTPGKQLSEVRVLFMGRECFEALSEHDCQQIYDNHQRELIETAKHNFQELLMEHADLFYHFKNIEPSGTITQNDIKEITDVLQEDLRYKLLDRLDQDRKLMLFQHLGFVHCPIREHCPAFPNCVDALIERILLANQTLPNPRFAQKDGQLQLNLIVIGLDYIANDFIDKIHQNCNDNGEYIVDGQVYGLNIETINRDNDSFSFELQSKGLICCYSNRATFQYVYEVLDRLLADSLDFKDSVNNLHIVFMSDDKNGPGTLHQLQADGQSLAEKLHCVFIDENEFYVSQQQAKFVDTTLNSVIDSIPFDDLKYGLALHDLPDLRLILCLFCGDPFSIENLLSSLMLEQSCVSAGERNILFEMFLGDSKRRVELILSSYHGANAFRDDLIHGFILLYSSKRKASLSTLSAFSLNIPNLPMQIVAVAEQGGVNAFFNSELSQLLITEGNAIADKLRAHFATGSDDEGQFRFASFAPFLKEVWDKKPEIEHAFNMEEPLTIDSGEGTMEHSMHHHHHPQHQQQHQQQHQQQHQQQQQVPQPPPRYESYLINGSSTTYRGAGQHGHAHHGQGQLGQHQQKQMSQQLFDNRSINSLDDFDSLKQMHGGQHGGQLSQHGGQQQHPQQQQQHPQQQHPQQQQQQYNNMYYYEDSSDFDKGGSNQGFQIYPPPTTPPEPAPPDHLLTPSSILRQLKANTVSQSQSSLEEINSDVSGSKDSINTYDSGWLDDGFLIPKQDNKQSEDLWKNVNAHHAFTTGRRPNQSSFAKKIRPKGPSQTLKQPGKLNLKSFAIVNEAIARMNVSGGGGGAGGPGGDSGGSGGMVIGPAIPMTEKEKKKAKKLQQQQQQQQQLEHAPLAAPEDDSEEYDDEAGYEQINDAFSDAVNNVASQLFTFSSGGGGGGAGRAPDGGAAVGVPAGHDLMGTNKNKLRQRREKEQIFNIPEYSDSESDSSSLERKRSTDGYSKINRKAQPHKRHRKKRTAIPVQPPKIPMGPFGGSVSVPSAVGEGASTGPGGMLIGAGGGGGGGPLGMPSMMYQKLKNDKNTDKQDQQQQQQQDESSIDVSSPRDNNSPIFGVLPKSGEREKLLPKQKNWFGKEIDPNSKSSKESKEAARSAAKAGGKLSKSAAAAAAAAAAAAAQQPSLASFKQSDKNLVPLFVEKCVKFIEQEGLDSEGIYRVPGNRTHVDLLYQKFEEEVDVDIEQLDIPVNAVATALKDFFAKRLPALFSAEMMSELEEIAGSRPLQSITSLSMEVKTDRSCRLIALRGLLNKLPPSNFAILSFIFQHFVRVSENSKLNSMDSKNLAICWWPTLLPIEFTDMMRFETMRPYLEDIVQTMIDQFPFLFCGEEAFVMV; from the exons ATGAAACAGATCAATGTGTCCGTCGTGGGTCTCTCCGGGGTCGAGAAGGACAAGGGGCAGCTCGGTGTCGGCAAGTCCTGTCTCTGCAatcggttcgtccgtccgAAAACCGACGACTACGCCATCGATCACATCTCCGTGCTGAGTCAG TCGGACTTTAGTGGTCGGGTGGTGAACAATGATCACTTCCTGTACTGGGGCGAGGCACGCAAAACGTCCGACGAGGGCGTCGAGTACAACTTTAGCGTGGTGGAGCAGACGGAGTTTGTGGACGATGCCACCTTCCAGCCGTTCAAGGTGGGCAAGATGGAACCGTACATCAAGCGGTGCGCGGCGGTCCGGCTGTCGTCGCAGGAGAAGCTCAAGTACATCTGCAAGAACCAGCTCGGGATCGAGCACGAGTACGaggaggtggtgctgccggAGGGCCGCTTCCTGGTGGACGggttcgtgtgcgtgttcgACGTGAGCGTCGTGCCGAACCGGCCGCTCGAGAGGCAGGTCGAGTTTGTGACGCAGATCATTGCGAGCGTGATGAAGAACAAGAAACCGGTCGTGCTGGTGACGACGAAGAACGATGACGCGAGCGAACAGTACGTGCGGGAGGCGGAGAAGATTTGCGCCCGGAAGGAGTACAAGGgccaggtgctgctggtcgaaaCGTCCGCGCACGAGAGCATCAACATCGATCTGGCGTTCGTCGTGCTGGCGCAGCTGATCGACAAGGCGAAGCAACGGTCGAAGATCCCGTCGTACGGTGAGGCCGCGCGCCAGCGGACCGAACTGCTCAACGCTAGCACCGAGTACGTGACGCGCCTGATCCGGACCCAgatcaccgaccaccggtccCTGTGGACGAGCTCGTCGAAGAAGCTGGCGAGCCACCGGGAGTGGAGCGATTTTCTCGAGCTGTTCGGGCAGGAGGCGGGCCAGCGGATCTTCCGGCGGCACCTGAAGAAACTGCGCGAAGACTACCAGGCGAAGAAGCTGCAGAGCTACATGGACTCGTTTGCGGGCGTACTGCAGGAGCTGCTGCCGGACATTAACAGCATTAACCTGGAGCTCGACAGCTTCGGTGACTGGCCGTCGATCCGGGGCTACTTCCGGAACCATCTCGAGCACGAACAGTACTTTTTCGATGCGGTCGAGCGGGGTGGCAGCTGGGCGGAGCTGAGCGATATGAGCGATATGGAGGACGAGCACCGGATACCGTTTGACATACTCGATACGCCCGACGCCGAGACGGTCTTCAAGAATCACATGAACGCgctgcagcaggaacagaagcGACTAGA ATGGAAGAAGCAGTTCAAGAAGCTACTGGAAGAGACGGGCTACGTGACGCCGGGCAAGCAGCTGTCGGAGGTCCGGGTGCTGTTTATGGGCCGGGAGTGCTTCGAGGCCCTGTCCGAGCACGACTGCCAGCAGATCTACGACAACCACCAGCGCGAGCTGATCGAAACGGCCAAGCACAACTTCCAGGAGCTGCTGATGGAGCACGCCGATCTGTTCTATCACTTCAAGAACATCGAACCGTCGGGCACGATCACGCAGAACGACATCAAGGAGATCACGGACGTGCTGCAGGAGGATCTGCGCTACAAGCTGCTCGACCGGCTCGACCAGGACCGGAAGCTGATGCTGTTCCAGCATCTCGGCTTCGTCCACTGCCCGATCCGGGAGCACTGCCCAGCGTTTCCCAACTGCGTCGATGCGCTGATCGAGCGGATACTGCTGGCGAATCAAAC GTTACCGAATCCACGGTTCGCCCAGAAGGACGGCCAGCTGCAGCTGAACCTGATCGTGATCGGGCTCGACTACATCGCGAACGATTTCATCGACAAGATACACCAGAACTGCAACGATAACGGCGAGTACATCGTGGACGGGCAGGTGTACGGGCTGAACATTGAGACGATCAACCGGGACAAcgattcgttctcgttcgagCTGCAATCGAAGGGGCTGATCTGTTGCTACTCGAACCGTGCCACGTTCCAGTACGTGTACGAGGTGCTCGACCGGCTGCTGGCCGACAGTCTCGATTTCAAGGACAGCGTCAACAATCTGCACATCGTGTTCATGAGCGACGACAAGAACGGCCCGGGTAcgctgcaccagctgcaggCGGACGGGCAGTCACTGGCGGAGAAGCTGCACTGCGTCTTTATCGACGAGAACGAGTTCTACGtgtcgcagcagcaggccaagTTCGTCGACACCACGCTGAACAGCGTGATTGACTCGATACCGTTCGACGATCTCAAGTACGGGCTAGCGCTGCACGATCTGCCCGATCTGCGGCTGATCCTGTGCCTGTTCTGCGGTGATCCGTTCTCGATCGAGAACCTGCTCAGCTCGCTGATGCTCGAGCAGTCGTGCGTGAGTGCGGGCGAGCGGAACATCCTGTTCGAGATGTTTCTCGGCGATTCGAAGCGGCGCGTCGAGCTGATCCTGTCGTCGTACCACGGGGCGAACGCGTTCCGGGACGATCTTATCCACGGGTTCATTCTGCTGTACTCGAGCAAGCGCAAGGCGTCCCTGTCCACGCTCAGTGCCTTCTCGCTCAACATCCCGAACCTGCCGATGCAgatcgtggcggtggcggagcaGGGTGGGGTGAATGCGTTCTTCAACAGTGAGCTGTCGCAGCTGCTGATCACGGAGGGGAACGCGATTGCGGACAAGCTGCGGGCACACTTTGCTACCGGTTCGGACGATGAAGGGCAGTTtcggtttgcttcgtttgcgcCGTTCCTGAAGGAGGTGTGGGACAAGAAGCCGGAAATTGAGCACGCATTCAACATGGAGGAACCGCTGACCATCGATTCGGGCGAGGGTACGATGGAGCACtcgatgcatcatcatcatcatccgcagcatcagcagcagcaccagcagcagcaccagcagcagcatcagcagcagcaacaggtccCGCAACCTCCGCCACGTTACGAGAGCTACCTCATAAATGGCTCGTCGACAACGTATCGTGGTGCGGGACAGCACGGTCACGCGCACCACGGCCAGGGTCAGCTggggcagcatcagcagaagcagatgTCACAGCAGCTGTTTGATAATCGTTCGATTAACTCGCTCGATGATTTTGACAGCTTAAAGCAGATGCACGGCGGTCAACATGGTGGGCAACTGTCGCAACATGgtggacaacaacaacatccgcagcagcagcaacaacatccgcagcaacaacatccgcagcaacagcagcagcagtacaacaACATGTACTACTACGAGGACAGCAGCGACTTTGACAAGGGCGGCAGCAACCAGGGCTTCCAGATCTATccgccgccgacgacgccaccggaaccggcaccaccggaccACCTGCTGACGCCCTCGTCCATCCTGCGCCAGCTCAAGGCGAACACGgtgtcgcagtcgcagtcgagCCTGGAGGAGATCAACT CCGACGTCAGTGGATCCAAGGACTCGATCAACACCTACGATTCAG GCTGGCTAGATGACGGGTTCCTCATACCGAAGCAGGACAACAAGCAGAGCGAAGACCTGTGGAAGAACGTGAACGCACACCACGCCTTCACGACCGGCCGGCGACCGAACCAGTCATCGTTTGCCAAGAAGATCCGCCCGAAGGGCCCGAGCCAGACGCTCAAGCAACCGGGCAAGCTGAACCTCAAGAGTTTCGCCATCGTCAACGAAGCGATCGCACGGATGAacgtgagtggtggtggtggtggtgccggtggtcccggtgggGACAGTGGTGGCTCCGGTGGGATGGTCATAGGGCCGGCCATTCCGATgaccgagaaggagaagaaaaaagcgaaaaagctgcagcagcagcagcaacagcagcagcagctggagcatgCACCGTTGGCCGCACCGGAGGACGACAGCGAGGAGTATGACGATGAGGCCGGCTACGAGCAGATCAACGATGCGTTCAGCGATGCGGTCAACAATGTGGCGAGTCAATTATTCACCTtctcgagtggtggtggtggtggtggtgcgggccGTGCcccggatggtggtgcggcgGTCGGTGTACCGGCGGGCCACGACCTGATGGgcaccaacaaaaacaagcTGCGTCAGCGCAGAGAAAAGGAACAAA TTTTCAACATTCCAGAGTACTCCGACTCCGAGAGTGACTCCAGCTCGCTGGAGCGCAAACGCTCAACGGATGGATACTCGAAAATCAACCGGAAGGCGCAACCACACAAGCGACACCGCAAGAAGCGCACCGCGATTCCGGTGCAGCCACCGAAAATACCGATGGGcccgttcggtggttcggtttccGTACCGTCAGCGGTTGGCGAGGGTGCATCGACCGGTCCGGGTGGTATGCTGATcggtgccggcggtggcggcggtggcgggcCACTCGGTATGCCCTCGATGATGTACCAGAAGCTGAAGAATGATAAAAACACCGACAagcaggaccagcagcagcagcagcagcaggacgagtcGAGCATTGATGTTTCGTCACCGCGCGACAACAATTCACCGATC TTCGGTGTGTTGCCAAAATCGGGCGAGCGCGAGAAGCTGCTGCCGAAGCAGAAGAACTGGTTCGGCAAGGAAATCGACCCgaacagcaagagcagcaaggAGTCGAAGGAAGCGGCGCGCAGTGCAGCGAAAGCCGGTGGTAAACTGTCGAAGAGTGCTgcggcagccgcagccgcggccgccgccgccgccgctcagCAACCGTCGCTCGCCAGCTTCAAGCAGTCGGACAAGAACCTGGTGCCGCTGTTCGTCGAGAAGTGTGTCAAGTTTATCGAACAGGAGGGGCTCGACTCCGAGGGTATCTACCGGGTGCCCGGGAACCGTACGCACGTTGATTTGCTTTACCAGAAGTTTGAAGAAG AGGTGGACGTCGACATCGAGCAGCTGGACATCCCGGTGAATGCCGTTGCGACGGCGCTGAAAGACTTCTTCGCCAAACGGCTCCCGGCACTGTTCAGCGCGGAGATGATGAGCGAACTGGAGGAGATTGCCGGCTCCCGGCCGCTCCAGTCCATCACCAGCCTCAGCATGGAGGTGAAGACCGACCGGAGCTGCCGGTTGATTGCGCTGCGCGGTCTGCTGAACAAGCTGCCACCGAGCAACTTTGCGATCCTCAGCTTCATCTTCCAGCATTTTGTGCG GGTGTCGGAAAACTCGAAGCTCAACAGCATGGACAGCAAGAATCTGGCGATCTGCTGGTGGCCGACGCTGCTACCGATCGAGTTCACCGATATGATGCGCTTCGAAACGATGCGCCCCTACCTGGAGGACATCGTGCAGACGATGATCGACCAGTTTCCCTTCCTGTTCTGCGGCGAGGAAGCATTCGTGATGGTTTGA